In one Haloplanus salinus genomic region, the following are encoded:
- a CDS encoding segregation and condensation protein A, producing MTEYVPDDVSLPGTDEDEVEPVEILVQLAEDGDIDPWDIDIVDATDAFLDRLDGTDLRTSGRALFYASVLLRMKSDALLDDGTEEPAPEPWEVAMEGGDPDVDGPDPIDALDAELDRRLERKHARGSPETLDELVRELREAERDSWWKESRSYDTSASPRGYDRGTQTLDYHATDDFRDGGEPTEGDVTGTTHTEDIETTIDDVRETVRTHYDAGRAEVLFAEVREAGGAPVDTFLALLFLAHRGEIRLRQDDLFGDLWIRDPSAPRVGDEAVAD from the coding sequence ATGACTGAGTACGTCCCCGACGACGTGAGCCTCCCCGGCACCGACGAGGACGAGGTGGAGCCGGTCGAGATTCTCGTCCAGTTGGCGGAGGACGGCGACATCGACCCCTGGGACATCGACATCGTCGACGCCACCGACGCCTTCCTCGACAGACTCGACGGGACGGACCTCCGAACCTCCGGGCGGGCGCTGTTTTACGCGAGCGTCCTCCTGCGGATGAAAAGCGACGCGCTGCTCGACGACGGGACCGAGGAGCCGGCGCCGGAGCCGTGGGAGGTGGCGATGGAGGGCGGCGATCCGGACGTCGACGGCCCGGACCCCATCGACGCCCTCGACGCCGAACTCGACCGGCGGCTGGAGCGCAAGCACGCCCGCGGATCGCCGGAGACGCTCGACGAGTTGGTTCGGGAGCTTCGCGAGGCCGAGCGCGACTCGTGGTGGAAGGAGTCCAGATCCTACGACACGTCGGCGTCGCCGCGGGGGTACGACCGTGGGACGCAGACGCTCGACTACCACGCGACGGACGACTTCCGCGACGGCGGCGAACCGACCGAGGGCGACGTGACGGGGACGACCCACACCGAGGACATCGAGACGACCATCGACGACGTGCGGGAGACGGTGCGCACCCACTACGACGCCGGCCGCGCCGAGGTGCTGTTCGCGGAGGTGCGCGAGGCGGGCGGCGCGCCGGTCGATACCTTCCTCGCCCTGCTCTTTCTGGCCCACCGCGGCGAGATTCGGCTCCGGCAGGACGACCTGTTCGGCGACTTGTGGATTCGCGATCCGTCGGCGCCGCGGGTCGGCGACGAAGCGGTGGCCGACTGA
- a CDS encoding AEC family transporter, whose amino-acid sequence MTALLSIFATAILPIITLAAVGVVLGRARDIDIDPLNTVTVYVLVPALIFHSIATASFGGATLARIGVATVAYLVAMVAAAEAVGRLFGMDEPILSALVLVSAFPNSGNYGIPLSEFAFGATGRSTAVVYLTAQAVLLYTGGVYIAQRSDGAHGFGGMKRALKIPLVYAVVAGVLARWLGVVPPADGTAMTTLALVGNASIPVMLLILGIQLADTDYGAALAEVGVASVLKMAVAPALAVGIALLVGFDDPTIARTFVLECATPAAITPLLLVVEFGGESVGDGLSVAEYVSTTVLVTTVLSVPVLTLLIAVLESGVLV is encoded by the coding sequence GTGACCGCCCTGCTCTCGATTTTCGCGACGGCGATTCTCCCGATCATCACCCTCGCGGCCGTCGGCGTCGTTCTCGGGCGCGCCCGCGATATCGACATCGACCCCCTCAACACCGTCACGGTGTACGTCCTCGTGCCCGCGCTCATCTTCCACAGCATCGCCACTGCGAGCTTCGGCGGGGCGACGCTCGCGCGCATCGGCGTCGCCACGGTGGCGTATCTCGTCGCCATGGTCGCCGCCGCCGAGGCGGTCGGCCGCCTGTTCGGCATGGACGAACCCATCCTGAGCGCGCTCGTCCTGGTGAGCGCCTTCCCCAACTCCGGCAACTACGGGATTCCGCTCTCGGAGTTCGCGTTCGGAGCGACCGGCCGGAGCACCGCCGTCGTCTACCTGACCGCACAGGCCGTCCTACTCTACACCGGCGGCGTCTACATCGCCCAGCGAAGCGACGGCGCCCACGGCTTCGGCGGGATGAAACGCGCACTCAAGATCCCGCTCGTCTACGCCGTCGTCGCCGGCGTCCTCGCCCGCTGGCTCGGCGTCGTCCCGCCCGCCGACGGCACCGCGATGACGACGCTCGCGCTCGTCGGCAACGCCTCCATCCCCGTCATGCTCCTGATTCTCGGCATCCAACTCGCCGACACCGACTACGGCGCCGCGCTCGCGGAGGTGGGGGTCGCGAGCGTCCTGAAGATGGCCGTCGCGCCCGCCCTCGCCGTCGGCATCGCCCTCCTCGTCGGCTTCGACGACCCCACCATCGCTCGCACGTTCGTCCTCGAATGCGCGACGCCCGCCGCCATTACGCCGCTCCTCCTCGTCGTCGAGTTCGGCGGCGAATCCGTCGGCGACGGCCTCTCCGTCGCCGAGTACGTCAGCACGACGGTCCTCGTCACGACGGTGCTGAGCGTCCCCGTGTTGACCCTGCTCATCGCGGTGCTGGAGTCGGGGGTGCTGGTCTGA
- a CDS encoding LysE family translocator: MNLTTLAAFVPAALAVVLAPGPDTMYVVTRSLGDGRAAGVVAGCGTATGVLVHTAAAVAGLAALLRASAAAYAVVKYAGAAYLCYLGVRLLLSGESFDPTLDDRTRSLATSYRRAVVINVTNPKVAVFVLAFFPQFVPAAADAPVGMSILGVVYAGLSLLYLAGVALFAGRVRTRLLGSTRASRAVRYLSGSVLIGFGVRLVLDERPA; encoded by the coding sequence ATGAACCTCACGACCCTCGCGGCGTTCGTCCCCGCCGCCCTCGCCGTCGTCCTCGCGCCCGGTCCCGACACGATGTACGTCGTGACCCGGAGCCTCGGCGACGGGCGCGCCGCGGGCGTCGTCGCCGGCTGTGGCACCGCGACCGGCGTCCTCGTCCACACCGCCGCCGCCGTCGCCGGACTGGCCGCCCTCCTGCGTGCGAGTGCGGCCGCCTACGCCGTCGTGAAGTACGCCGGCGCCGCGTACCTCTGCTATCTCGGCGTCCGCCTCCTCCTGAGCGGCGAGTCGTTCGACCCGACGCTCGACGACCGGACCCGCTCGCTCGCCACGTCCTACCGCCGGGCCGTCGTCATCAACGTCACCAACCCGAAAGTCGCCGTCTTCGTCCTCGCCTTCTTCCCGCAGTTCGTCCCCGCGGCGGCGGACGCGCCCGTGGGGATGTCGATCCTCGGCGTCGTCTACGCGGGACTCAGTCTGCTCTATCTCGCCGGCGTCGCGCTCTTTGCCGGCCGGGTACGCACCCGCCTGCTCGGATCCACACGCGCCAGTCGGGCGGTTCGGTACCTGAGCGGGAGCGTCCTGATCGGCTTCGGGGTTCGGCTCGTCCTCGACGAGCGGCCGGCGTGA
- a CDS encoding phosphoribosyltransferase codes for MSDLPDDFTCTITDWEYIYGLCRDVADEVRTAAFDPDVIVALARGGWFAGRCCCDFLGLDDLTSLKMEHYVGTAAKGADPEVRYPMPEGSVEGKDVLIVDDIADTGDSLGHAYDYVTGRDADAVRTATLQLLHTSEFEPDFVGERLDEWAWIVYPWNFIEDMIDLIEGAMERASAESFDRDAIRARLAADHDIRRIEMEIAQPDRLDEVLVEMERRAVIESAGDGRWRLA; via the coding sequence ATGAGCGACCTCCCGGACGACTTCACCTGTACGATCACGGACTGGGAGTACATCTACGGGCTTTGCCGGGACGTGGCCGACGAGGTTCGCACCGCGGCGTTCGACCCGGACGTGATCGTCGCCCTCGCCCGCGGCGGCTGGTTCGCCGGGCGCTGTTGCTGTGACTTCCTCGGCCTCGACGACCTCACCAGCCTCAAGATGGAGCACTACGTGGGGACGGCGGCGAAAGGCGCCGATCCCGAGGTGCGCTATCCGATGCCCGAGGGGAGCGTCGAGGGCAAGGACGTCCTGATCGTCGACGACATCGCCGACACCGGCGACTCCCTCGGCCACGCCTACGACTACGTCACCGGCCGCGACGCCGACGCGGTGCGGACGGCGACGCTGCAACTCCTCCACACCAGCGAGTTCGAGCCCGACTTCGTCGGCGAGCGACTCGACGAGTGGGCGTGGATCGTCTACCCCTGGAACTTCATCGAGGACATGATCGACCTGATCGAGGGCGCGATGGAGCGAGCGAGCGCGGAATCGTTCGACCGGGACGCGATCCGGGCGCGTCTCGCGGCCGACCACGACATCCGGCGCATCGAGATGGAAATCGCCCAACCCGACCGCCTCGACGAAGTGCTCGTCGAGATGGAGCGTCGCGCCGTGATCGAATCCGCGGGCGACGGCCGCTGGCGCCTCGCGTAG
- the ppsA gene encoding phosphoenolpyruvate synthase — MAVAWLEDVRSTDLGTVGGKAASLGELTEAGLPVPPGFVVTAGTYRTFIEEAGIDEELFSAVDVDSEDSEALEAAHERAHELIVETEVPESVRAEIVEAYRSMGDGETFVAVRSSATAEDLPDASFAGQQETFLNVTEDDLVDRVQECWASLFSQRAIYYRNQKGFPHDEVDIAVVVQTMVDAEKSGVMFTSHPSTGDPRIIVEAAWGLGEAVVAGAVSPDNYVVDRTTGEVETMTVATKKVMHVKDDETGETVEREVPADKREQQVLTQAEIDRLIELGKRVEDHYGEPQDVEWAVAGGEVYMLQSRPITTIDDGTSDAADETDEDDGGDDHLLSGLGASPGVVSGAVRVVTKLDHLDQVSDGDVIVTEMTMPDMVPAMKRAAAIVTDEGGMTSHAAIVSRELGVPAVVGCGGATRTLEDGRIVTVDGEMGTVREGAAETDEPVVEPGTDDDDAPVGSRPTPITATEVKVNVSIPEAAERAATTGADGVGLLRIEHLVLSLGKTPERYIADEGSEAYIKELMSGVRTVAEAFYPRPVRVRTLDAPTDEFRQLEGGEDEPDEHNPMLGYRGIRRSLDRPEGFEHELEAFKRLYEQGYENLEIMFPLVTDGSDVAAAREHMRSVGIDPEKRDWGVMIETPASAMGIEDIIDEGVDFVSFGTNDLTQYVLAVDRNNEHVSDRFDELHPQVLGIMGDTIDACRAADVDTSICGQAASHPKMVDFLVRKGVTSISANIDAVVDVFEEVDRVESRLILDSVR; from the coding sequence ATGGCTGTAGCTTGGCTGGAGGACGTACGTTCTACCGATCTGGGGACGGTCGGTGGGAAGGCGGCTTCGCTCGGCGAACTCACGGAGGCTGGACTGCCCGTCCCGCCGGGATTCGTCGTGACGGCCGGTACCTATCGAACCTTCATCGAGGAGGCCGGCATCGACGAGGAACTGTTCTCGGCGGTCGACGTGGACTCCGAGGACTCCGAGGCGCTCGAAGCGGCCCACGAACGTGCTCACGAACTCATCGTCGAGACCGAGGTCCCCGAGAGCGTCCGTGCGGAAATCGTCGAGGCGTACCGGTCCATGGGTGACGGGGAGACGTTCGTCGCCGTCCGTTCCTCCGCGACCGCTGAGGACCTGCCGGACGCCTCCTTTGCCGGGCAACAGGAGACGTTTCTCAACGTCACCGAGGACGATCTCGTCGACAGGGTTCAGGAGTGCTGGGCGTCGCTGTTCTCCCAGCGGGCCATCTACTACCGGAACCAGAAGGGCTTCCCGCACGACGAGGTCGACATCGCCGTCGTCGTCCAGACGATGGTCGACGCCGAGAAAAGCGGCGTGATGTTCACGAGTCACCCCTCGACCGGCGACCCACGGATCATCGTCGAGGCGGCGTGGGGGCTGGGTGAGGCCGTCGTCGCCGGCGCCGTCTCGCCGGACAACTACGTCGTCGACCGCACGACCGGCGAGGTGGAGACGATGACGGTCGCGACGAAGAAGGTGATGCACGTCAAGGACGACGAGACGGGCGAGACCGTCGAGCGTGAAGTCCCCGCGGACAAGCGCGAGCAGCAGGTACTCACGCAGGCGGAGATCGACCGCTTGATCGAACTCGGCAAGCGAGTCGAGGATCACTACGGCGAACCGCAGGACGTGGAGTGGGCCGTCGCCGGCGGCGAGGTGTACATGCTCCAGTCCCGGCCGATCACGACCATCGACGACGGTACGAGCGACGCGGCGGACGAGACGGACGAGGACGACGGCGGCGACGACCACCTCCTCTCGGGGTTGGGCGCGAGCCCCGGAGTCGTCTCCGGCGCCGTCCGGGTCGTCACGAAACTCGACCACCTCGATCAGGTGAGCGATGGCGACGTGATCGTCACCGAGATGACGATGCCCGACATGGTGCCCGCGATGAAGCGTGCGGCTGCCATCGTCACCGACGAAGGGGGGATGACCTCCCACGCGGCCATCGTCTCGCGCGAACTCGGCGTGCCGGCGGTCGTCGGCTGTGGCGGCGCGACACGCACCCTGGAGGACGGACGGATCGTCACCGTCGACGGCGAGATGGGGACGGTCCGCGAGGGTGCGGCCGAGACGGACGAACCGGTCGTCGAGCCCGGTACCGACGACGACGACGCGCCGGTCGGATCGCGGCCCACGCCCATCACCGCGACGGAGGTGAAGGTCAACGTCTCCATCCCCGAAGCGGCCGAGCGGGCGGCGACGACCGGCGCCGACGGCGTCGGCCTCCTCCGGATCGAGCATCTCGTCCTCTCGCTGGGGAAGACCCCCGAGCGTTACATCGCGGACGAGGGGTCCGAGGCCTACATCAAGGAACTCATGAGCGGTGTCCGTACGGTGGCGGAGGCGTTCTACCCTCGACCCGTCCGGGTGCGCACGCTCGATGCGCCGACCGACGAGTTCCGACAGCTAGAGGGTGGCGAGGACGAACCCGACGAACACAACCCGATGCTCGGCTACCGTGGCATCCGGCGCAGCCTCGACCGGCCGGAGGGGTTCGAACACGAACTCGAGGCGTTCAAGCGCCTCTACGAGCAGGGCTACGAGAACCTCGAGATCATGTTCCCGCTCGTCACCGACGGCTCGGACGTGGCCGCGGCCCGCGAGCACATGAGGTCGGTCGGTATCGACCCCGAGAAGCGCGACTGGGGCGTCATGATCGAGACGCCGGCCAGCGCCATGGGCATCGAGGACATCATCGACGAGGGCGTCGACTTCGTCTCCTTCGGGACGAACGACCTCACGCAGTACGTCCTCGCCGTCGACCGTAACAACGAGCACGTCTCGGACCGGTTCGACGAACTCCACCCTCAGGTGCTCGGAATCATGGGTGACACCATCGACGCCTGCCGGGCGGCGGACGTCGACACGAGCATCTGCGGGCAGGCCGCCTCCCACCCCAAGATGGTCGACTTCCTCGTCCGCAAAGGCGTCACCTCGATCAGCGCCAACATCGACGCCGTGGTCGACGTGTTCGAGGAAGTCGACCGCGTGGAGTCGCGGCTGATCCTCGACTCGGTGCGCTGA
- a CDS encoding PhzF family phenazine biosynthesis protein: protein MDTRRTLLIDAFAAEPLAGNAAGVVPDADGLDAERMGAIARELSASETAFLTPDADAAVDRRIRYFTPEQEVDLCGHATIASLVHLHDEGALDAGEGRLRTNAGVIDVDVTEDGVAWMGTGEPSVEVIDLDYERVGGALGIDPAAMRDVGADVPAAVATVGLPFLIVPVNFLEHLGSADPDMDAVESLAADHGATGVYAFTFDALAADSTLHARMWAPGAGVPEDPVTGTASGACGAYLHATDAFDDPPAEMRFEQGHFVDRPGVVRVRVDGDDVRVGGRAATALDGALAVPAADDDDILEA from the coding sequence ATGGACACGCGCCGCACCCTGTTGATCGACGCGTTCGCGGCCGAGCCCCTCGCGGGCAATGCGGCGGGCGTCGTCCCCGACGCCGACGGCCTCGACGCCGAGCGGATGGGGGCCATCGCCCGCGAACTGTCGGCGAGCGAGACGGCCTTCCTCACGCCCGACGCCGACGCCGCGGTCGACCGCCGCATCCGCTATTTCACGCCCGAACAGGAGGTCGACCTCTGTGGCCACGCCACCATCGCGAGCCTCGTCCACCTCCACGACGAGGGCGCCCTCGACGCCGGCGAGGGGCGCCTGCGGACGAACGCGGGCGTCATCGACGTCGACGTGACCGAGGACGGCGTGGCGTGGATGGGGACCGGCGAGCCGAGCGTCGAAGTGATCGACCTCGACTACGAGCGCGTAGGCGGGGCGTTGGGGATCGACCCCGCGGCGATGCGGGACGTGGGCGCGGACGTGCCCGCCGCGGTGGCGACGGTCGGTCTCCCCTTCCTGATCGTCCCCGTGAACTTCCTCGAACATCTCGGGAGTGCCGACCCGGACATGGACGCGGTCGAGTCGCTGGCTGCCGATCACGGCGCGACCGGCGTCTACGCGTTCACCTTCGACGCGCTGGCGGCCGACTCGACGCTCCACGCGCGGATGTGGGCACCGGGGGCGGGCGTGCCGGAGGACCCGGTGACCGGGACCGCGAGCGGCGCCTGTGGGGCGTACCTCCACGCGACCGACGCCTTCGACGACCCGCCGGCCGAGATGCGGTTCGAACAGGGGCATTTCGTCGACCGTCCGGGGGTCGTTCGCGTCCGGGTCGACGGGGACGACGTTCGTGTTGGCGGGCGCGCGGCGACCGCACTCGACGGCGCTCTCGCCGTGCCGGCGGCGGACGACGACGACATCCTCGAGGCCTGA
- a CDS encoding hybrid sensor histidine kinase/response regulator, translating to MAPIRVLHVDDDPNFADLTATFLEDEDDRFDVETATSVDDAIAHLRGSAVDCIVSDYDMPESSGLEFLETVREEDPDRPFVLFTGKGSEEVAGEAISAGVTEYLQKQGGTSQYAVLANRISNAVEQYRSRHALEASQRRLSLFFEESPLGVIEWNDDFTIERLNDAAEDILGYAGSELRGRPWEMIVSEADEAPVGDVVSELLDGTGGYHSINQNVTGDGETIVCEWHNRVVTDETGDVVTIFSQFQDISERRHQRETLERTNALLSTLVETLPVGVLAEDASRNVLAVNQRLIDLFEMPGSPETVVGADCERLAEGVSDRFVDAKGFVDRTNELVTERTAVFNEKLSLRDGRTFARSHRTIELPGGEGHLWVYHDVTDQVTREHQLEALNEMTRELVAATTREEVATIGVNAARDIMGLDTNAIHLYDEDRSGLVPVAATDTLYELIGEPPTFTGDGSIAWRVYREGEPLALDDVHDDPDVHNPETPLQSELYLPIGEFGILIAGSLTLEAFDDQDVVLGEILAGNVATALEQIDRTEQLRAHEAELSEQNERLEEFTSVVSHDLRNPLNVAEGYLELLYDECESPHVDEISRAHDRMGELIEDLLALARHRYTVDGTEWIDLSRVVDECWDNVATGEATLVTDVTAEIEADQARLQQLLENVFRNSVEHGAGGGRQGDDRPGMPPDGETDVTVTVGTFDSGFYVEDDGPGIPVDGRERVFETGYSTGADGTGFGLAIVERVADVHDWDVEVTDGTDGGARFELTGVSVRDRS from the coding sequence ATGGCCCCGATTCGCGTCCTTCACGTCGACGACGACCCCAATTTCGCCGACCTGACGGCGACGTTTCTCGAAGACGAGGACGACCGGTTCGACGTCGAGACGGCCACCAGCGTTGACGACGCGATTGCGCATCTCCGAGGGTCGGCGGTCGACTGCATCGTCTCCGACTACGACATGCCCGAATCGAGCGGCCTCGAGTTCCTCGAGACGGTGCGCGAGGAAGATCCGGACCGTCCGTTCGTGCTCTTTACCGGCAAGGGGTCCGAGGAGGTGGCGGGCGAAGCCATTTCCGCCGGCGTGACGGAGTACCTCCAGAAACAGGGCGGCACGAGCCAGTACGCCGTGCTCGCGAACCGAATCTCGAACGCGGTCGAACAGTATCGTTCCAGACACGCTCTGGAAGCCAGCCAGCGACGACTCTCGTTGTTCTTCGAGGAGTCGCCCCTCGGCGTCATCGAGTGGAACGACGACTTCACCATCGAACGACTCAACGACGCCGCGGAAGACATCCTCGGCTACGCCGGGTCCGAACTGCGGGGACGGCCGTGGGAGATGATCGTCTCCGAGGCCGACGAGGCGCCAGTCGGCGACGTCGTGAGCGAGCTACTCGACGGGACGGGTGGCTATCACAGCATCAATCAAAACGTCACTGGGGATGGGGAGACCATCGTCTGTGAGTGGCACAACCGCGTCGTCACCGACGAAACCGGCGACGTCGTGACCATCTTCTCACAGTTTCAGGACATCTCGGAGCGACGGCACCAACGGGAGACGCTCGAACGGACGAACGCGCTGCTCTCGACGCTGGTCGAGACGCTCCCGGTTGGCGTCCTCGCCGAGGACGCCTCGCGAAACGTCCTCGCGGTCAACCAGCGGCTGATCGACCTGTTCGAGATGCCCGGGTCGCCGGAGACGGTCGTCGGCGCCGACTGCGAGCGACTGGCCGAGGGCGTCAGCGACAGGTTCGTCGACGCCAAGGGGTTCGTCGACCGGACGAACGAACTGGTCACCGAGCGGACGGCGGTGTTCAACGAGAAGCTGTCGCTGCGTGACGGCCGGACGTTCGCGCGGAGCCACCGGACGATCGAACTACCCGGCGGCGAAGGCCACCTCTGGGTCTATCACGACGTCACCGATCAGGTGACACGGGAGCACCAGCTCGAAGCGCTGAACGAGATGACACGGGAACTGGTTGCCGCGACGACACGGGAAGAAGTGGCCACCATCGGCGTGAACGCGGCACGCGACATCATGGGCCTCGACACGAACGCCATACACCTCTACGACGAGGACCGATCCGGTCTCGTCCCCGTCGCCGCGACCGACACCCTGTACGAACTCATCGGGGAGCCGCCGACGTTCACGGGCGACGGGAGCATCGCCTGGCGCGTCTATCGGGAGGGGGAGCCCCTCGCACTGGACGACGTCCACGACGATCCGGACGTCCACAACCCCGAGACGCCCCTGCAGAGCGAGCTCTACCTACCGATCGGCGAGTTCGGGATTCTGATCGCCGGCTCGCTGACGCTAGAGGCGTTCGACGATCAGGACGTCGTCCTAGGCGAGATACTGGCTGGAAACGTCGCCACGGCGCTGGAACAGATCGACCGGACCGAACAGCTTCGCGCCCACGAGGCCGAACTGTCCGAGCAGAACGAGCGTCTCGAGGAGTTCACGAGCGTCGTCTCCCACGACCTCCGGAACCCGCTCAACGTCGCGGAGGGATACCTCGAACTGCTCTATGACGAGTGTGAGAGCCCGCACGTCGACGAGATTTCGCGGGCACACGACCGCATGGGTGAGCTCATCGAAGATCTCCTGGCGCTGGCTCGGCACCGGTACACGGTCGACGGAACGGAGTGGATCGATCTGTCGAGGGTCGTCGACGAGTGCTGGGACAACGTCGCGACCGGTGAGGCGACGCTCGTCACCGACGTGACGGCCGAAATCGAGGCCGACCAGGCACGACTCCAGCAACTCCTAGAGAACGTCTTTCGAAACAGCGTGGAACACGGCGCTGGGGGCGGTCGACAGGGGGACGACCGGCCCGGAATGCCCCCCGACGGCGAGACCGATGTGACGGTCACGGTCGGGACGTTCGACAGCGGCTTCTACGTCGAGGACGACGGCCCCGGCATCCCCGTCGACGGACGGGAGCGGGTGTTCGAGACGGGGTACTCGACGGGCGCCGACGGGACGGGATTCGGCCTCGCCATCGTCGAGCGGGTAGCCGATGTCCACGACTGGGACGTCGAGGTGACCGACGGTACCGACGGCGGCGCACGGTTCGAGCTGACCGGCGTCTCGGTCCGTGATCGGTCGTAA